The proteins below are encoded in one region of Syntrophotalea carbinolica DSM 2380:
- a CDS encoding virulence RhuM family protein, whose product MNEYLPEATSDILMYQTEDGQTKIDVRLEDGTVWLPQAALAELFQVTKQNISLHLKNIFAEGELNEKATVKEYLTVQIEGRRQVNRDVKHYNLDAIIAVGYRVRSHRGTQFRRWATERLKEYLVKGFVMDDERLKNIGTPFGADYFDELLERIRDIRASEKRFYRKITDIYATAVDYDSRSEPAQTFFQTVQNKLHWAVTGHTAAELIAERADAKKPNMGLTSWKGAKVRKPDVAVAKNYMTAEELNGLNRIVTMYLDYAEDQARRKRPMNMADWASKLDAFLSFNERDVLDHAGHVRAEVAKQLAQTEYDKFHARRLEEEAQEEDAFERVVKRIEKKGHGE is encoded by the coding sequence GGGCAGACCAAAATCGATGTGCGTCTCGAGGATGGAACAGTCTGGTTGCCGCAAGCTGCTTTGGCGGAACTGTTCCAGGTGACCAAGCAGAATATCAGCCTGCATCTGAAGAATATTTTTGCCGAAGGCGAATTGAACGAGAAGGCAACTGTCAAGGAATACTTGACAGTTCAAATCGAAGGTAGACGACAAGTCAATCGAGACGTCAAACACTACAATCTCGATGCCATCATCGCGGTCGGCTACCGGGTGCGTTCACATCGCGGCACCCAGTTTCGGCGCTGGGCCACCGAGCGGCTAAAGGAATATCTGGTCAAAGGCTTCGTCATGGACGACGAGCGGTTGAAAAATATCGGCACCCCGTTCGGCGCCGATTATTTCGACGAACTGCTCGAACGCATCCGCGATATCCGCGCCTCCGAGAAACGCTTTTACCGCAAAATCACCGACATCTACGCCACCGCCGTGGATTACGATTCCCGGAGCGAACCGGCACAGACCTTTTTTCAAACCGTCCAGAACAAACTCCACTGGGCCGTTACCGGCCACACCGCCGCCGAACTGATTGCCGAGCGAGCCGATGCAAAGAAGCCGAACATGGGACTTACCAGCTGGAAAGGCGCCAAGGTGCGCAAGCCGGATGTGGCAGTCGCCAAGAATTATATGACCGCGGAAGAGCTGAACGGTCTCAACCGCATCGTTACCATGTATCTCGATTACGCCGAGGACCAGGCCAGACGCAAGCGTCCCATGAACATGGCCGACTGGGCCTCCAAACTGGATGCCTTTTTGAGTTTCAACGAGCGCGATGTGCTCGACCATGCCGGGCATGTGCGCGCCGAAGTGGCGAAGCAGCTTGCCCAGACAGAGTATGACAAGTTTCATGCACGCCGACTGGAGGAAGAGGCTCAAGAGGAGGATGCGTTTGAGCGGGTGGTGAAGAGGATTGAGAAGAAGGGGCATGGGGAATGA